A window of Elgaria multicarinata webbii isolate HBS135686 ecotype San Diego chromosome 2, rElgMul1.1.pri, whole genome shotgun sequence contains these coding sequences:
- the SEC22A gene encoding vesicle-trafficking protein SEC22a isoform X3, with translation MSMILSASVVRVRDGLPLSASTDYEQSVGVQECRKYFKTLSKRLAQLPDRCTLQAGKYNINFISSLGVSYMMLCTENYPSVLAFCYLDELQKEFISTYNMMKTNTAVRPYCFIEFDNFIQRTKQRYNNPRSLSTKVNLTDMQTEIRLRPPYQISLSELGSANGYPHISLPEYKGTGKISTAPHQRLEPVTLSGIVSFVLSLLCGALNLIRGFHAIESLVQNVGEDFSYVIAFFLGTAACLYQCYLFVYCTGWRNIKSFLTFGLICLCNMYLYELRNLWQIFFHVTVGAFTTLQIRLRQPQGKCPDYNV, from the exons ATGTCCATGATCCTGTCAGCCTCAGTGGTCCGTGTAAGAGATGGACTCCCTCTATCAGCCTCTACTGATTATGAGCAAAGTGTTGGCGTGCAGGAGTGCAGAAAGTACTTCAAAACACTCTCAAAGAGACTTGCTCAGCTTCCAGATAGATGCACCCTGCAAGCAGGAAAGTATAACATAAA ttttATTAGTTCCCTGGGAGTGAGTTACATGATGCTCTGCACTGAAAATTACCCCAGCGTCCTGGCCTTCTGCTACCTAGATGAGCTTCAAAAGGAGTTCATCTCCACATACAACATGATGAAGACAAATACAGCCGTTAGACCTTACTGTTTCATCGAGTTTG ATAATTTCATTCAGAGGACCAAGCAAAGATATAATAACCCAAGATCTCTGTCAACAAAAGTAAACCTTACTGATATGCAGACAGAAATCAGGCTGAGGCCACCTTATCAAATTTCTTTGTCTGAATTGGGTTCAGCCAATGGATATCCACATATATCTCTTCCAGAATACAAAGGTACTGGGAAAATATCTACAG CCCCTCACCAACGGCTGGAACCTGTGACGCTGTCGGGGATTGTTTCCTTTGTACTCAGCCTTTTATGTGGCGCTTTGAATTTAATTCGTGGTTTTCATGCTATAGAGAGTCTTGTGCAG aatgTGGGAGAAGACTTTAGTTACGTTATTGCCTTTTTCCTTGGCACAGCAGCCTGTTTATATCAG TGCTACCTGTTTGTATATTGCACGGGCTGGCGGAACATCAAGTCCTTCCTAACATTTGGCTTAATCTGCCTATGCAACATGTATCTCTATGAACTGCGCAACCTCTGGCAGATCTTTTTCCATGTGACTGTGGGTGCTTTTACAACGTTACAAATCCGTCTGAGGCAACCACAAGGGAAGTGCCCCGATTACAATGTGTGA
- the SEC22A gene encoding vesicle-trafficking protein SEC22a isoform X1 gives MWRSSLWMSVHVVVCTGVFLSVQDVRRKITGFSLHLLAMSMILSASVVRVRDGLPLSASTDYEQSVGVQECRKYFKTLSKRLAQLPDRCTLQAGKYNINFISSLGVSYMMLCTENYPSVLAFCYLDELQKEFISTYNMMKTNTAVRPYCFIEFDNFIQRTKQRYNNPRSLSTKVNLTDMQTEIRLRPPYQISLSELGSANGYPHISLPEYKGTGKISTAPHQRLEPVTLSGIVSFVLSLLCGALNLIRGFHAIESLVQNVGEDFSYVIAFFLGTAACLYQCYLFVYCTGWRNIKSFLTFGLICLCNMYLYELRNLWQIFFHVTVGAFTTLQIRLRQPQGKCPDYNV, from the exons ATTCTCCTTGCATCTGCTTGCAATGTCCATGATCCTGTCAGCCTCAGTGGTCCGTGTAAGAGATGGACTCCCTCTATCAGCCTCTACTGATTATGAGCAAAGTGTTGGCGTGCAGGAGTGCAGAAAGTACTTCAAAACACTCTCAAAGAGACTTGCTCAGCTTCCAGATAGATGCACCCTGCAAGCAGGAAAGTATAACATAAA ttttATTAGTTCCCTGGGAGTGAGTTACATGATGCTCTGCACTGAAAATTACCCCAGCGTCCTGGCCTTCTGCTACCTAGATGAGCTTCAAAAGGAGTTCATCTCCACATACAACATGATGAAGACAAATACAGCCGTTAGACCTTACTGTTTCATCGAGTTTG ATAATTTCATTCAGAGGACCAAGCAAAGATATAATAACCCAAGATCTCTGTCAACAAAAGTAAACCTTACTGATATGCAGACAGAAATCAGGCTGAGGCCACCTTATCAAATTTCTTTGTCTGAATTGGGTTCAGCCAATGGATATCCACATATATCTCTTCCAGAATACAAAGGTACTGGGAAAATATCTACAG CCCCTCACCAACGGCTGGAACCTGTGACGCTGTCGGGGATTGTTTCCTTTGTACTCAGCCTTTTATGTGGCGCTTTGAATTTAATTCGTGGTTTTCATGCTATAGAGAGTCTTGTGCAG aatgTGGGAGAAGACTTTAGTTACGTTATTGCCTTTTTCCTTGGCACAGCAGCCTGTTTATATCAG TGCTACCTGTTTGTATATTGCACGGGCTGGCGGAACATCAAGTCCTTCCTAACATTTGGCTTAATCTGCCTATGCAACATGTATCTCTATGAACTGCGCAACCTCTGGCAGATCTTTTTCCATGTGACTGTGGGTGCTTTTACAACGTTACAAATCCGTCTGAGGCAACCACAAGGGAAGTGCCCCGATTACAATGTGTGA
- the SEC22A gene encoding vesicle-trafficking protein SEC22a isoform X2 translates to MWRSSLWMSVHVVVCTGVFLSVQDVRRKITGFSLHLLAMSMILSASVVRVRDGLPLSASTDYEQSVGVQECRKYFKTLSKRLAQLPDRCTLQAGKYNINFISSLGVSYMMLCTENYPSVLAFCYLDELQKEFISTYNMMKTNTAVRPYCFIEFDNFIQRTKQRYNNPRSLSTKVNLTDMQTEIRLRPPYQISLSELGSANGYPHISLPEYKAPHQRLEPVTLSGIVSFVLSLLCGALNLIRGFHAIESLVQNVGEDFSYVIAFFLGTAACLYQCYLFVYCTGWRNIKSFLTFGLICLCNMYLYELRNLWQIFFHVTVGAFTTLQIRLRQPQGKCPDYNV, encoded by the exons ATTCTCCTTGCATCTGCTTGCAATGTCCATGATCCTGTCAGCCTCAGTGGTCCGTGTAAGAGATGGACTCCCTCTATCAGCCTCTACTGATTATGAGCAAAGTGTTGGCGTGCAGGAGTGCAGAAAGTACTTCAAAACACTCTCAAAGAGACTTGCTCAGCTTCCAGATAGATGCACCCTGCAAGCAGGAAAGTATAACATAAA ttttATTAGTTCCCTGGGAGTGAGTTACATGATGCTCTGCACTGAAAATTACCCCAGCGTCCTGGCCTTCTGCTACCTAGATGAGCTTCAAAAGGAGTTCATCTCCACATACAACATGATGAAGACAAATACAGCCGTTAGACCTTACTGTTTCATCGAGTTTG ATAATTTCATTCAGAGGACCAAGCAAAGATATAATAACCCAAGATCTCTGTCAACAAAAGTAAACCTTACTGATATGCAGACAGAAATCAGGCTGAGGCCACCTTATCAAATTTCTTTGTCTGAATTGGGTTCAGCCAATGGATATCCACATATATCTCTTCCAGAATACAAAG CCCCTCACCAACGGCTGGAACCTGTGACGCTGTCGGGGATTGTTTCCTTTGTACTCAGCCTTTTATGTGGCGCTTTGAATTTAATTCGTGGTTTTCATGCTATAGAGAGTCTTGTGCAG aatgTGGGAGAAGACTTTAGTTACGTTATTGCCTTTTTCCTTGGCACAGCAGCCTGTTTATATCAG TGCTACCTGTTTGTATATTGCACGGGCTGGCGGAACATCAAGTCCTTCCTAACATTTGGCTTAATCTGCCTATGCAACATGTATCTCTATGAACTGCGCAACCTCTGGCAGATCTTTTTCCATGTGACTGTGGGTGCTTTTACAACGTTACAAATCCGTCTGAGGCAACCACAAGGGAAGTGCCCCGATTACAATGTGTGA